In one Colletotrichum destructivum chromosome 2, complete sequence genomic region, the following are encoded:
- a CDS encoding Putative uroporphyrinogen decarboxylase (URO-D), uroporphyrinogen decarboxylase HemE, translating into MELTFEPLKNDLLLRAARGETVERPPCWIMRQAGRYLPEYHEAKGNRDFFACCRDPEVASTLTLQPIERFAGLLDAAIIFSDILVVPQALGMTVEMVDKKGPHFPDPLSAPDDGQYEKVLSKSVDVAAELDYVYKAITLTRKKLAGRVPLIGFCGAPWTLFCYMVEGGGTKLFMQSKRWIYRHPEESKKLLQKIAEVCVEYLALQVKAGAQLVMVFDSWAGELGPEAFKEFSEPYLAYISANLPKKLAEMNLECVPMTVFPKGAWHALDSVIDIGYDVVGLDWLQDPADAVKIRGDRRITFQGNADPGVLYGTHEAMTKAVEVMVKGFGGGKKGWIANLGHGITPGVNPEDLRFYLSEIHRLAGN; encoded by the exons ATGGAGTTGACATTTGAACCATTGAAGAAcgacctgctcctgcgggcAGCAAGGG GCGAGACGGTCGAACGCCCGCCATGCTGGATCATGCGGCAAG CCGGCCGCTACCTCCCCGAGTACCACGAGGCTAAGGGGAACCGCGACTTCTTTGCCTGCTGCCGTGACCCCGAGGTTGCCAGTACCCTGACACTGCAGCCGATCGAGCGCTttgccggcctcctcgacgccgccatcataTTCtccgacatcctcgtcgtgCCCCAGGCCCTCGGCATGACGGTCGAGATGGTGGACAAGAAGGGCCCTCACTTCCCCGACCCGCTCAGCGCCCCCGACGACGGACAGTACGAAAAGGTTCTATCCAAGTCCGTtgatgtcgccgccgagctcgactACGTCTACAAGGCCATCACCCTCACCCGCAAGAAACTCGCCGGTCGCGTGCCACTCATCGGCTTCTGCGGCGCCCCCTGGACCCTCTTCTGCTACatggtcgagggcggcggcaccaaGCTCTTCATGCAGAGCAAGAGGTGGATCTACCGCCACCCCGAGGAGTCCAAGAAGCTACTGCAGAAGATCGCCGAGGTCTGCGTCGAGTACCTCGCCCTGcaggtcaaggccggcgcccAGCTCGTCATGGTCTTCGACTCGTGggccggcgagctcggccCCGAGGCCTTCAAGGAGTTCAGCGAGCCCTACCTGGCCTACATCTCGGCCAACCTGCccaagaagctcgccgagatgaACCTCGAGTGCGTGCCCATGACGGTGTTCCCCAAGGGCGCCTGGCACGCCCTCGACTCCGTCATCGACATTGGctacgacgtcgtcggcctcgactgGCTCCAGgaccccgccgacgccgtcaagatcCGCGGCGACAGGCGCATCACCTTCCAGGGTAACGCCGACCCGGGCGTGCTGTACGGCACCCACGAGGCCATGACCAAGGCTGTTGAGGTGATGGTGAAGGGCTTCGGCGGTGGCAAGAAGGGCTGGATTGCCAACCTCGGCCACG GCATCACCCCCGGTGTCAACCCCGAGGACCTCAGGTTCTACCTGTCGGAGATCCACCGCTTGGCGGGCAACTAA
- a CDS encoding uncharacterized protein (Putative zn(2)Cys(6) fungal-type DNA-binding domain, transcription factor domain, fungi) codes for MDSGHYSSAARHAAAAAAAAAAGPGGAVYSAHPIDHHAHAAYHHTHSHLQTPAHSPHGQPQYYPMNPLSPSAQGPSMTSPRVLPNSDFIPAGQSPGSATSSVPHGKPAPPAGPVSPAASVSGAPSPSTKPIRRRMRMITSCLECRRRKLKCNKSQPCVNCMKFSRDCVYLSPKLDEASQLRLTEIKEKVGSLERQLERDVAKTTSRAAMQQAILADDVEDDFAEERDLEPTDMTALDVTYEEDADGTDDLIDLGVQVGRMRITERIGGLSRPRIAEEISAGISGQGGPGGPSSGGAMGGMMGMMGGRGMGGAGRGGPPRGGPPPGYPGYAGPPPGMDSMSVISGSSNDSIPDFLRPGESYIPPSSGFFFGHTSEALSLDRRLPQKEAADRLTQQYFQAVHPVARCVHRPSFENEYRNFWDEVYNNIEPRASTQAIMFAAWFSAAVSMDDATVRELFGVTKANLIERMKTDTERALGKANFLRTTRVETMQAFIMYMLPLCRAEVSRAHSVLVGAAVRMAECMGLHRDGETYGLNPLDTHVRRLIWHQLCFLDIRTCEAQGPRPAIRREDYDTKLPLNCEENDLYAAGPSPEPAEHFTSTLPSLIRFECNEMMRIIWLDRRRLESRRTTLTAVLTKIENFRRRMVEKYDHFLDGTVPIQRYAKLVMNLLLYRLHAMILHPYYANAGSPMTHRLNNLLITSGIMIVEISIQLDTDQLFHEWSWYLGAYQQFQIALLLATEIYYRPQNQEAHRIWACLDYVFKTDRTLPPEIKGLQILGEIMGKMQTYQGMRKMRAPTGTSRAAPSRNAVGGKNDSAGLQLPPQHYNAQDVQMGFKTEPGMGGGTQQQQQQHSPMSGMGSPGMASPNSQMGGPPPGIVFAGVSNGEAIWSMPPVNADSPESISDGASIGGHRPSQPVNMMNSLEGVDWDIINNLFPHDPNTGELNISGFNDPSLGLINGYHWVQR; via the exons ATGGACTCAGGTCACTATTCTTCCGCTGCACgtcatgccgccgccgccgccgccgccgccgccgccgggcctGGTGGTGCCGTCTACTCGGCCCATCCCATTGACCACCACGCTCACGCCGCTTACCATCACACTCACTCGCACTTACAGACACCCGCGCACTCACCCCACGGTCAGCCACAATATTACCCGATGAATCCCTTGAGCCCCTCCGCACAAGGCCCCTCCATGACGAGCCCGCGCGTCCTGCCCAACTCGGACTTCATACCCGCTGGTCAATCGCCTGGctcggccacctcgtccGTGCCGCACGGCAAGCCTGCTCCGCCCGCTGGTCCTGTTTCCCCCGCTGCTTCGGTCTCGGGAGCTCCCAGCCCCTCCACCAAGCCCATCCGAAGACGCATGCGCATGATCACATCGTGCCTCGAGTGCCGCCGACGCAAGCTCAAGTGCAACAAGTCTCAACCATGCGTCAACTGCATGAAGTTCTCCCGCGACTGCGTCTACCTTAGCCCCAAGCTTGACGAGGCAAGCCAACTGCGCCTGACCGAGATTAAGGAAAAGGTCGGCTCCCTCGAGCGCCAATTGGAGCGCGATGTCGCCAAAACCACGTCCCGTGCCGCTATGCAGCAGGCTATCCTCGCTGATGATGTTGAGGATGACTTTGCCGAGGAGCGGGATCTCGAGCCTACCGACATGACGGCTCTGGATGTGACGtacgaggaggacgcggacGGAACCGACGATCTCATTGACCTGGGAGTCCAAGTTGGCCGTATGCGAATCACAGAACGGATCGGCGGCCTGTCCAGGCCAAGGATAGCCGAAGAG ATCTCGGCAGGTATATCTGGTCAGGGTGGTCCTGGCGGACCATCTTCTGGTGGCGCTATGGGCGGAATGATGGGTATGATGGGCGGTAGGGGCATGGGCGGGgccggacgaggcggcccgCCCCGTGGTGGGCCGCCACCTGGGTATCCCGGTTACGCCGGCCCACCACCCGGCATGGATTCCATGTCCGTCATAAGCGGAAGCTCCAACGACTCAATCCCCGACTTTCTCAGACCAGGCGAATCCTACATCCCCCCCTCGAGCGGCTTTTTCTTCGGCCACACATCCGAAGCCTTGTCGCTAGATAGGAGGCTACCCCAAAAGGAAGCGGCAGACCGTCTTACCCAGCAGTACTTCCAAGCGGTTCATCCCGTCGCGCGGTGTGTTCATCGGCCATCATTTGAAAACGAATACCGGAATTTCTGGGATGAGGTATACAATAACATTGAGCCTCGCGCCTCTACACAGGCCATCATGTTTGCGGCCTGGTTCAGTGCTGCCGTCAGCATGGACGATGCAACGGTCAGAGAATTATTCGGCGTCACCAAGGCCAATCTGATTGAGCGGATGAAGACCGATACCGAAAGGGCGCTGGGCAAGGCCAATTTTCTCCGTACAACGAGAGTCGAGACAATGCAGGCTTTCATCATGTACATG CTTCCCCTCTGCAGGGCTGAGGTTTCCCGAGCCCACTCCGTACTGGTAGGCGCTGCCGTGAGAATGGCCGAGTGTATGGGACTGCACAGAGATGGAGAAACCTACGGACTAAACCCCTTGGACACCCACGTTCGGAGACTCATCTGGCATCAATTGTGCTTCCTTGACATCCGCACCTGTGAAGCACAAGGTCCGAGACCGGCCATCAGGAGAGAAGATTACGACACGAAGCTTCCGCTCAATTGCGAGGAGAACGATCTTTACGCCGCCGGCCCGTCCCCTGAGCCCGCCGAGCATTTTACCTCGACGTTGCCATCTCTCATTCGGTTTGAGTGCAACGAGATGATGCGAATAATCTGGCTGGACCGCCGCAGGCTCGAAAGTCGACGAACCACACTGACTGCTGTTCTCACAAAGATTGAAAACTTCAGGCGACGCATGGTTGAAAAGTACGACCACTTCCTCGATGGAACGGTACCGATCCAGCGATACGCCAAGCTTGTGATGAATCTGCTTCTCTACCGGCTCCATGCCATGATCCTTCATCCCTACTACGCGAACGCTGGTAGCCCCATGACCCACAGACTGAACAACCTCTTGATCACGTCAGGTATAATGATCGTGGAGATCTCCATTCAGCTTGACACCGACCAATTATTCCACGAATGGTCATGGTACCTCGGCGCTTACCAGCAGTTTCAGATTGCTCTGCTCCTGGCAACGGAAATATACTATCGACCGCAGAACCAGGAAGCGCATCGTATCTGGGCCTGCTTGGATTACGTTTTCAAAACAGACCGAACTCTGCCACCCGAGATCAAGGGACTGCAAATACTGGGTGAAATCATGGGCAAGATGCAGACGTACCAAGGCATGCGCAAAATGCGTGCGCCGACAGGCacgtcgcgggcggcgccgagcagaAATGCTGTCGGGGGCAAGAACGACAGCGCTGGCCTACAACTGCCGCCCCAGCACTACAATGCACAGGACGTTCAGATGGGCTTCAAGACGGAGCCAGGCATGGGCGGTGGCActcaacagcagcagcagcagcattcCCCAATGAGCGGCATGGGATCCCCCGGAATGGCATCGCCGAATTCTCAGATGGGTGGTCCGCCTCCGGGCATCGTCTTCGCGGGCGTTTCTAACGGGGAGGCTATATGGAGCATGCCGCCCGTGAATGCCGACAGCCCGGAGAGCATCAGCGACGGTGCCAGCATCGGCGGACACAGGCCGTCGCAGCCGGTGAACATGATGAACTCTCTCGAGGGTGTGGACTGG gacatcatcaacaacctgTTCCCTCACGACCCCAACACTGGCGAACTTAACATCTCTGGCTTTAACGACCCATCCCTCGGGCTGATCAACGGTTATCACTGGGTGCAGAGATGA